In the genome of Lysobacter sp. 5GHs7-4, the window AGACGGCGCGGCCTGCGTTTGGCCGCGCTCGCCGGCGTCGTGATGGCGTTCGCGGCGTCGGCCGCGCCGCCGCCGACCGCTGCGGCCGCCGTCGAATCGTCCAAGTCCGGCGACGAGGCGCTTGCGATCGAGCTGGGCCAGCGCGCCGGCGAACTGTACAAGTGCGTCGGTCCCTACATGCAGAGCCTCGGCGGTGCCAAGGTCGCGGCGCGGATTCATGCCGCCGGCCGTTATCCGAGCCTGGTGGTGGCCGCCTCCAGCGTGCTCGGCTCGTCCCACCTGACCGTGCTGTCCGCGCGCGACAACCCCGCCGGCAGCGCCGGCCAGACCCAGTCCCTGATCGTCGCGCTGGGCCTGTTCGCCAGCGAAGAAGGCGGCACCGTGCGCCAGGATCTGCTGCGCGCCAAGGCCGTGGCCGTGGTCGCCAGCGAGATCGCCGGCGTCAGCGACGGACGCTGTCAGACCGCGCCCGAGCTGGCCGCGGCGATGGCGCGCGTCGCGCCCGAACCCTGACGAACTTGCGTCGCCGCCGCTAATTTCATTCCATACCCTCAATCTCCGGTCCATTCCCCGCCCATGACCACGATCACCCAGATCCACGCCCGCGAAATCCTCGACAGCCGAGGCAACCCCACGCTGGAAGCCGAGGTCACCCTCGCCGACGGCAGCTTCGGCCGCGCGATGGTGCCCTCGGGCGCGTCCACCGGCAGCAAGGAGGCCGTGGAACTGCGCGACGGCGACAAGACCCGCTACCTGGGCAAGGGCGTGCGCAAGGCGGTGGAGAACGTCAACACCGCGATCGCGCAGGCGCTGACCGGTTTCGACGCCGCCGATCAGGCCGGCCTGGACCGTCGCCTGATCGACCTGGACGGCACCGAGAACAAGGGCCGCCTGGGCGCGAACGCGCTGCTGGGCGTGTCGATGGCCAACGCGCACGCGGTCGCTGCCTCGCGCAAGCAGCCGCTGTGGCAGTACCTGGCCAACGGCCGCGCGCCGGTGCTGCCGGTGCCGATGATGAACATCATCAACGGCGGCGCCCACGCCGATAACAACGTCGACCTGCAGGAGTTCATGATCCTGCCGGTGGGCGTGACCAATTTCGCCGAGGCGCTGCGCGCCGGCGCCGAGGTGTTCCACGCGCTCAAGTCCGTGCTCAAGGGCCGCGGCCTGAGCACCGCGGTCGGCGACGAAGGCGGCTTCGCGCCCGACCTGCGCAGCAACGAGGAAGCGCTGGAAACCATCCTGGAAGCGATCGGCAAGGCCGGTTACAAGGCCGGCGAGGACATCCTCCTGGGCCTGGACGTGGCGTCCACCGAGTTCTACGACAACGGCAAGTACCATCTGGTCGGCGAGGGCAAGCGTCTGACCAGCGAGCAGTTCGTCGACTTCCTGGCCAACTGGGCGGCGCAGTATCCGATCGTGACCATCGAGGACGGCATGGCCGAGGACGATTGGCACGGCTGGAAGCTGCTCACCGAGAAGGTCGGCAACAAGGTGCAGCTGGTCGGCGACGATCTGTTCGTGACCAATCCCAAGATCTTCAAGGAAGGCATCGATCAGCGCGTGGCCAACGCCATCCTGATCAAGGTCAACCAGATCGGCACCCTGACCGAAACCCTGGAAGCGATCGCGATGGCCGACGCGGCCAAGTACGCGGCCGTGGTCTCGCACCGTTCCGGCGAAACCGAGGACACCACCATCGCCGACATCGCCGTGGCCACCACCGCCACGCAGATCAAGACCGGCTCGCTGTGCCGCAGCGACCGCGTCGCCAAGTACAACCAGTTGCTGCGCATCGAGGAACAGCTCGGCGCCGCGGCCCGCTATGCCGGCCGCGACGCGTTCGTGTCCTTGAAGCGCTGAGCGAACGGGGAGGGCGGACATGCGCTGGCTGCGAGTGCTGGTGGTGATCCTGGCGGGCCTGCTCGCCTTCCTGCAGTACCGCCTGTGGATGGGCCAGGGCGGCAGCCGTTCGGTGGCCGACCTGCAACAGCAGGTGCAGGCGCAGACCCACGACAACGGCGGACTGCGCCAGCGCAACGCGGCGCTGGCGGCCGAGGTCGAGGATCTCAAGTCCGGCGAGGCTGCGGTCGAGGAACGCGCACGCAGCGAGCTGGGCATGATCAAGCCCGGCGAGACCTTCTACCGCGTGGTCGAACCCGAAAATCCCAGCACCGCCCAGGCCGCGCCGGCCGACGCGGCGCCGACGCCGTGATGGCGGCGATGCCTTCGGGCCGCAGCCGCGGCGACGCGCCAGCGAGCGCGGTGATGCCTTCGAGTCGCAGCCGAGGCGGTATGGGCGTGGAGGCGCGCCGATGAGCGCGCCGGTGTGGGCGGTGATGCCCGCCGCCGGCCGCGGCAGCCGTTTCGGCGGTGAGATTCCGAAGCAATACCTGGTCGCGGCCGGCAAGCCGCTGATCGCGCATGCGCTGGACGCCTTGCTCGCGCATCCGCGCGTGGCCGGCGCGATGATCGCGTTGGCCGCGGACGACGCGCGCTGGCCGGGCTGGAGCGAGCGCCAGGGCAAGCCGGTGCTGCGCTGCGTCGGCGGCGGCGAACGCGCCGATTCGGTGCTCGCGGCCTTGCGCGCGCTGCCGGACACGGTGGGCGACGATGCGCTGGTGCTGGTGCACGATGCGGCCCGGCCGAATCTGCGCCGTCCGGACATCGACGCCCTGATCGCCGCGGCCGAAGCCGAGCCGGACGGCGCGATCCTGGGCGCGCCGCTGCGCGACACGCTCAAGCGCGCCCACGACGGCCGCATCCTGTCCACCGAGCCGCGCGACGGCCTGTGGCGTGCGTTCACGCCGCAGGCGTTCCGACGCGGCGCGTTGACCGCCGCGCTGCGCGACGCCGCCGTTGCTGGTCTGGTCGTGACCGACGAGGCGTCGGCGATGGAGTACGCGGGCCTGCATCCGCGCCTGGTGGAAGGGCGCGAGGACAACCTCAAGGTGACGACGCCGGCGGATCTGGCGTTGGCGGAGTATTTGCTGGGCAAGGTTTGACGGGTTTGGGCCGCTCACCGATCAGGGTAAAGCGATCGCCGTTCTTTATCCGGGTTGGGTCGCTCCGCTAGCGGTCGCGCTGAAGTTCCTGGA includes:
- the ispD gene encoding 2-C-methyl-D-erythritol 4-phosphate cytidylyltransferase, with the protein product MSAPVWAVMPAAGRGSRFGGEIPKQYLVAAGKPLIAHALDALLAHPRVAGAMIALAADDARWPGWSERQGKPVLRCVGGGERADSVLAALRALPDTVGDDALVLVHDAARPNLRRPDIDALIAAAEAEPDGAILGAPLRDTLKRAHDGRILSTEPRDGLWRAFTPQAFRRGALTAALRDAAVAGLVVTDEASAMEYAGLHPRLVEGREDNLKVTTPADLALAEYLLGKV
- the ftsB gene encoding cell division protein FtsB yields the protein MRWLRVLVVILAGLLAFLQYRLWMGQGGSRSVADLQQQVQAQTHDNGGLRQRNAALAAEVEDLKSGEAAVEERARSELGMIKPGETFYRVVEPENPSTAQAAPADAAPTP
- the eno gene encoding phosphopyruvate hydratase, which codes for MTTITQIHAREILDSRGNPTLEAEVTLADGSFGRAMVPSGASTGSKEAVELRDGDKTRYLGKGVRKAVENVNTAIAQALTGFDAADQAGLDRRLIDLDGTENKGRLGANALLGVSMANAHAVAASRKQPLWQYLANGRAPVLPVPMMNIINGGAHADNNVDLQEFMILPVGVTNFAEALRAGAEVFHALKSVLKGRGLSTAVGDEGGFAPDLRSNEEALETILEAIGKAGYKAGEDILLGLDVASTEFYDNGKYHLVGEGKRLTSEQFVDFLANWAAQYPIVTIEDGMAEDDWHGWKLLTEKVGNKVQLVGDDLFVTNPKIFKEGIDQRVANAILIKVNQIGTLTETLEAIAMADAAKYAAVVSHRSGETEDTTIADIAVATTATQIKTGSLCRSDRVAKYNQLLRIEEQLGAAARYAGRDAFVSLKR